From one Flavobacterium kingsejongi genomic stretch:
- a CDS encoding GNAT family N-acetyltransferase — protein sequence MNDRYPETELVLNESQKRFELTVANEVAYIEYILTTENVMYLTHTEVPVALEGKGVGGSIVFKTLNYIKEKGYTLAPLCPFVAAYLKKHPEWQSLLAKGYHV from the coding sequence ATGAACGATAGATATCCTGAAACCGAACTGGTGCTGAATGAAAGCCAAAAAAGATTTGAACTTACCGTAGCAAACGAAGTTGCTTATATCGAATACATACTCACTACTGAAAACGTGATGTACCTGACCCATACCGAAGTTCCGGTAGCCCTGGAAGGTAAAGGCGTAGGCGGGAGTATTGTTTTTAAAACACTAAATTATATCAAAGAGAAAGGCTACACCCTGGCACCGTTATGTCCTTTTGTGGCGGCTTACCTGAAAAAGCATCCCGAATGGCAGTCGTTGCTGGCAAAAGGATACCACGTCTAA